In the Flavisolibacter tropicus genome, one interval contains:
- a CDS encoding class I SAM-dependent methyltransferase, which produces MSLVKKVADNSSTASLSHSMRYKRFVYFKSLIDKLNKPVTILDIGGTQEYWINMGVDSKDIKITLLNLSLQTTTSPNFLSVVGDATNLSEYANRSFDIVFSNSVIEHLFTKENQGRMAREVMRVGKYHFIQTPNYYFPMEPHFLFPGFQFLPKSVRVLLINKFNLGHICRKGNIEDARSIVEEIRLLKTKEMQELFPKSIIWKEKFAGLAKSIVAHNLS; this is translated from the coding sequence ATGAGTTTGGTAAAAAAAGTTGCAGATAATTCATCGACAGCCTCATTATCTCATTCGATGAGATATAAGCGATTTGTTTATTTTAAAAGTTTAATTGATAAATTAAATAAACCAGTTACTATTTTAGATATAGGTGGAACTCAAGAGTATTGGATTAATATGGGTGTAGATAGCAAAGACATTAAAATCACACTTTTAAACCTTTCATTACAAACAACAACATCTCCTAATTTTTTAAGTGTGGTCGGTGATGCTACGAATCTAAGTGAGTATGCTAATAGGAGTTTTGATATTGTTTTTTCAAACTCTGTTATTGAACATCTTTTTACAAAAGAAAATCAAGGCCGAATGGCTAGGGAAGTTATGCGGGTAGGAAAATATCATTTCATTCAAACACCAAATTATTATTTTCCAATGGAACCTCATTTTCTTTTTCCAGGTTTTCAGTTTCTTCCAAAGTCAGTAAGAGTGTTACTTATCAATAAATTTAATTTGGGCCATATTTGTAGAAAGGGAAATATTGAAGACGCCCGTTCGATAGTTGAAGAAATCCGATTGCTAAAAACTAAGGAGATGCAAGAGTTATTCCCTAAATCTATTATCTGGAAAGAAAAATTTGCTGGACTAGCCAAGTCCATTGTAGCGCATAATTTAAGTTAA
- a CDS encoding WecB/TagA/CpsF family glycosyltransferase has protein sequence MNSRIKILGNKVNCFNGYNDLYQNIIDDFRNENIRKGYVTVNNVHTMIEGFHDSSFQAIINEGYLSLPDGKPLEIVGRLKGNKNISRLFGPTVMEKFIDWGRKDNLTHFFFGSSEATLSKLKEAIEEKYPGTQIAGMISPPFKPFAEWNNADFIHAINLAKPDFIWVGLGAPKQEKWMFENFDRLDQGLLFGIGAGFDYLAGNTKHAPSWMKNASLEWLYRLIQEPHRLWKRYFKTIPQFIFFATLEILVLKFRRSK, from the coding sequence ATGAACAGCCGTATAAAGATATTGGGGAATAAGGTCAATTGTTTCAACGGATATAATGACTTATATCAGAATATTATTGATGATTTTAGAAATGAAAATATTCGAAAAGGATATGTAACTGTCAATAATGTTCATACAATGATTGAAGGATTTCACGATTCTTCTTTCCAAGCCATTATCAATGAAGGGTATCTATCCTTACCCGATGGGAAACCCTTGGAAATAGTGGGCAGGTTGAAAGGTAATAAGAATATTTCAAGGCTTTTTGGTCCAACGGTAATGGAGAAGTTTATTGATTGGGGGCGTAAAGATAATCTTACACATTTTTTCTTTGGTAGTTCTGAAGCAACATTGTCAAAACTTAAAGAAGCCATTGAAGAAAAATATCCTGGGACCCAAATAGCCGGAATGATTTCACCACCATTCAAGCCTTTTGCGGAGTGGAATAATGCAGATTTTATTCACGCAATAAACTTGGCTAAGCCTGATTTTATTTGGGTAGGTTTAGGGGCTCCTAAACAAGAAAAGTGGATGTTTGAAAACTTTGACCGGCTAGATCAAGGCCTACTTTTTGGTATAGGCGCCGGATTTGACTATTTAGCAGGGAATACGAAACATGCTCCATCTTGGATGAAGAATGCTTCACTTGAATGGCTTTATCGATTAATTCAAGAACCACACAGATTGTGGAAGCGATATTTCAAAACTATACCCCAATTTATTTTTTTTGCTACATTAGAGATATTAGTTTTAAAATTCAGACGTAGCAAGTAG
- a CDS encoding glycosyltransferase family 4 protein, protein MNNKRYKIAFSTSSEIGSQRSGLSVYMNELLESIIEYDDQNEYHLFIPQNHTALFREIVATSKSNVVIHFTSSFFNGAVSNIFWHFFIYPFYLWKYKIDLVHLPEYRRTVLFSKCKKVMTVHDLIGLKTNRFGVFRSFYNKRIIFPVIKKIDHFITVSENTSRDLQECVGINKGRITTIYEGTSEKFKPRNLEDIPFKIKNKYSFPFLLYVGRIEHPNKNHYNLVKAFKILKEDKSFSEVKMVFAGKLASGSEYVLQEIKNSGLENEIIITGYLADEEIPYLYNLAMLKVYPSIYEGFGLPVLEGYASGLPVVCSKSSSLLELSCSKDMLFDCFSPDEICEKIKIFLKNDEIRKKQLALQFHFMNNFCWKKTAEKTVEIYNCVGDTK, encoded by the coding sequence ATGAATAATAAAAGATATAAAATAGCATTTTCGACTTCGTCTGAGATCGGCAGCCAAAGGAGTGGGCTTTCGGTATATATGAATGAATTGTTGGAAAGTATCATTGAATATGATGATCAAAATGAGTATCATTTATTTATTCCCCAAAATCACACCGCTTTATTTAGAGAGATTGTTGCAACATCCAAAAGTAATGTTGTAATTCATTTTACAAGTTCATTTTTTAATGGTGCTGTATCCAATATATTTTGGCATTTCTTTATTTATCCTTTTTACTTATGGAAATATAAGATAGACCTGGTTCATCTTCCTGAATACAGAAGGACTGTCCTATTCTCAAAATGCAAAAAGGTAATGACTGTTCATGACTTAATTGGTTTGAAAACAAATAGGTTTGGTGTATTTCGAAGTTTCTATAATAAAAGAATTATTTTCCCAGTTATAAAAAAAATCGATCATTTTATAACTGTTTCGGAAAATACAAGCAGGGATTTACAAGAATGTGTAGGAATAAATAAAGGAAGAATAACGACTATTTATGAGGGAACAAGTGAAAAGTTTAAACCTAGAAACCTAGAGGATATACCTTTTAAGATTAAGAATAAGTATAGTTTTCCTTTCTTACTTTATGTGGGTAGGATTGAGCATCCTAATAAAAATCATTATAATTTAGTTAAGGCATTTAAGATTCTAAAAGAAGATAAAAGTTTTTCAGAAGTAAAAATGGTATTTGCCGGAAAGCTGGCGTCTGGTAGTGAATATGTGCTGCAAGAAATTAAGAATTCTGGTTTAGAAAACGAAATTATAATTACAGGATATTTAGCTGATGAGGAAATACCATATTTATACAATCTTGCGATGCTCAAAGTTTATCCATCAATTTATGAAGGATTCGGTTTGCCAGTTTTAGAAGGTTATGCTAGCGGTTTGCCTGTTGTTTGTTCAAAATCCTCTTCACTTTTAGAATTGTCTTGTTCAAAAGATATGTTGTTTGATTGTTTCTCCCCAGATGAGATCTGTGAAAAAATAAAGATATTTTTAAAGAATGATGAAATAAGGAAGAAACAATTGGCGTTGCAATTTCATTTTATGAATAATTTTTGTTGGAAAAAAACCGCCGAAAAAACTGTTGAAATTTATAATTGTGTAGGCGATACAAAATAA
- a CDS encoding glycosyltransferase family 2 protein, producing the protein MDNFNNTISYNLKFSLVVATKNRVVELEQFLESLVKQLYRNFEIIIVDQNEDGRLLDVVAKYGKQLNILHLRSETGISKARNVGLQKMSGDIVAFPDDDCLYPNDLLKQLNKLFSEHSNYSGISGSLTEDINLPIKESTAVINKKNIWETVKSATVFLRKDVITKTGLFDENLGVGSGTGLGAGEETDYLLRVINNGFSIVHITAIKIIHPPIITNYNQWAKVFSYTKGSSYVFRKHKFPIYIFLYQIIRPLIGIFLFGLLLQKSRVKYYYYSLKGKLSGYFTQLIHE; encoded by the coding sequence ATGGATAATTTTAATAATACAATCAGCTATAACCTAAAGTTTTCATTGGTTGTAGCAACCAAAAATAGGGTTGTCGAGCTAGAGCAGTTTTTGGAATCACTTGTTAAACAATTATACCGAAATTTTGAGATAATAATTGTTGATCAAAATGAAGATGGACGGCTGTTAGATGTGGTTGCTAAATATGGAAAGCAGTTAAATATTTTGCACTTAAGAAGTGAAACCGGAATTTCAAAAGCAAGGAATGTAGGTTTACAAAAAATGTCAGGTGATATTGTCGCATTTCCTGATGATGATTGTTTGTACCCTAATGATTTATTGAAACAGCTTAATAAACTATTTAGTGAGCATTCAAACTATAGCGGTATAAGTGGTAGTTTAACCGAGGATATTAATTTGCCTATAAAAGAATCAACTGCCGTTATTAATAAGAAAAATATATGGGAAACGGTTAAGTCTGCAACTGTTTTTCTACGTAAAGATGTAATAACTAAAACTGGTTTATTTGACGAGAATTTAGGGGTTGGTTCTGGAACGGGGCTCGGTGCTGGTGAAGAGACGGATTATTTACTTCGGGTAATTAATAATGGCTTTTCAATTGTTCATATTACTGCCATTAAAATAATTCACCCTCCAATAATTACAAACTATAATCAATGGGCAAAAGTTTTTAGCTATACAAAAGGTTCTAGTTATGTTTTTCGGAAGCATAAGTTTCCAATCTATATATTTCTATACCAAATTATCAGGCCATTAATTGGGATATTTTTATTCGGATTGCTTTTGCAAAAGAGTAGAGTTAAATACTACTACTATTCGCTGAAAGGAAAATTAAGTGGCTATTTTACCCAATTGATCCATGAATAA
- a CDS encoding glycosyltransferase, whose protein sequence is MMVKKVKVLITVDSLNSGGTERQVIELVKGFSKNKDFEVSVLTLTSNGYYDKIVKDYASLYSLTAKPGDWKRVSSFNRLYKLIKGNSFDIIHTMSLEDSLMIYVLSKLLNFKWINGSIRDADARLSRRQLQKRYLLKQSTYVISNSLAGLKVYNIKRRRFTKVIYNGVDPNRFIVKNISEYSKGAKEVRLCSVANLTSYKDYNTIIEAVDSLRELPITLHVFGDGPLRPQLETKVQEKGLQKKITFYGSVSNIEKFLPTMDCGVLMSFKKSGEGLPNAILEFMSSGVPAIASNVGGVSEVIKNNFNGILVEPENASSLSEAIKRIVEDRGYLSFLSGNTLSVIQGKFTLGRMIDDYISYYIEVVHG, encoded by the coding sequence ATGATGGTGAAAAAAGTTAAGGTATTAATAACAGTTGATTCCTTGAATTCTGGAGGGACGGAAAGACAGGTTATAGAATTGGTAAAAGGTTTTTCAAAGAATAAAGATTTTGAAGTGTCCGTTCTTACACTTACAAGCAATGGCTACTACGACAAAATAGTTAAAGACTATGCATCCTTATATTCTCTTACAGCAAAGCCAGGAGATTGGAAAAGAGTTTCATCTTTTAATAGATTGTATAAACTAATTAAAGGCAATAGCTTTGATATTATTCATACGATGAGTTTAGAAGACTCATTAATGATTTATGTTTTGTCTAAACTACTAAATTTTAAATGGATAAATGGAAGTATTAGGGATGCTGATGCTAGATTAAGTAGAAGGCAATTGCAAAAAAGGTATTTACTTAAACAATCTACGTATGTTATTTCTAATAGTCTTGCCGGCCTTAAAGTTTATAATATAAAAAGACGCCGGTTTACGAAAGTAATTTACAACGGAGTAGACCCCAATAGATTTATAGTTAAAAATATAAGCGAATACAGTAAAGGGGCTAAAGAGGTTCGCTTATGCTCTGTTGCTAACTTAACAAGTTATAAAGACTATAATACTATAATTGAGGCTGTCGACTCATTAAGAGAGTTGCCCATTACGTTGCATGTTTTTGGAGATGGACCTTTGAGGCCACAACTTGAAACAAAAGTTCAAGAAAAAGGACTTCAAAAGAAAATAACTTTTTATGGCAGTGTAAGTAATATTGAAAAGTTTTTACCGACTATGGATTGCGGTGTTTTAATGTCGTTTAAAAAGAGTGGTGAAGGCTTGCCTAATGCGATTCTTGAATTTATGTCATCAGGGGTGCCGGCAATAGCTTCAAATGTTGGGGGGGTATCGGAAGTGATAAAAAACAACTTTAATGGCATACTCGTTGAACCAGAAAATGCTTCTTCTCTTTCTGAAGCAATAAAAAGAATAGTTGAGGATAGGGGCTATTTGTCTTTTCTTTCAGGAAATACTCTTTCAGTTATTCAAGGCAAGTTCACTCTTGGCAGAATGATAGATGATTATATAAGTTATTATATAGAAGTTGTTCATGGATAA